One window of the Granulicella arctica genome contains the following:
- a CDS encoding Glu/Leu/Phe/Val family dehydrogenase, translated as MATLAPPLPPQLSFEQETNPWEAQAARFDFAARKLNLDPGIWKVLRYPARELIVHIPVGMDDGTIEVFTGYRVQHSVARGPAKGGIRYSPDVSLDEVRALASWMTWKCAVVNIPFGGAKGGVICDPKKMSQGELERMTRRYTAELIEFIGPEKDVPAPDMGTDEQTMAWIMDTYSMHMRQTVTAVVTGKPVNIGGSRGRREATGRGISVVCDQALRYLGMPVEGCRVIVQGFGNVGSNAAKLLSEKGYTIIGIAEYDGGIYNASGIDIAALTEHRRVAGTIVGFKGAEVADKHELLTRSCEILIPAATENVITSLNAADLNCRILCEGANGPTTIVADDILAEKGIFVIPDILANAGGVTTSYFEWVQDRMGYFWTEAEVNQRLDSIMIQSFVDVIRYAESHAVNNRIAAYMLAIDRVAYTTKQRGFYA; from the coding sequence ATGGCAACACTCGCTCCTCCCCTCCCCCCACAACTTTCCTTTGAACAGGAGACCAACCCCTGGGAAGCCCAGGCGGCCCGCTTCGACTTTGCAGCCAGGAAACTCAACCTCGATCCGGGCATCTGGAAGGTGCTTCGCTACCCGGCCCGCGAGCTGATCGTGCACATTCCGGTCGGCATGGATGACGGAACGATCGAGGTATTTACCGGCTATCGGGTGCAGCACTCGGTTGCGCGTGGACCGGCTAAAGGCGGCATCCGCTATTCGCCGGATGTGTCGCTCGACGAGGTTCGCGCGCTCGCAAGCTGGATGACGTGGAAGTGCGCGGTCGTCAACATCCCGTTCGGCGGCGCAAAGGGCGGCGTAATCTGCGATCCGAAGAAGATGTCGCAGGGTGAGTTGGAACGCATGACACGGCGGTATACGGCCGAGTTGATCGAGTTCATCGGACCTGAGAAGGACGTTCCCGCTCCCGATATGGGAACCGACGAGCAGACCATGGCGTGGATCATGGACACCTATTCCATGCACATGCGGCAGACGGTGACGGCAGTTGTGACGGGCAAGCCGGTCAACATCGGCGGCTCGCGGGGCCGTCGCGAGGCGACAGGACGCGGAATCTCCGTCGTCTGCGATCAGGCTTTGCGCTATCTCGGCATGCCGGTTGAAGGCTGCCGGGTTATTGTTCAGGGATTCGGCAATGTCGGCTCAAATGCCGCCAAGCTTCTCAGCGAGAAGGGTTACACGATCATCGGCATCGCCGAGTACGACGGCGGAATCTATAACGCGTCGGGCATCGACATCGCGGCGCTCACCGAGCATCGGCGTGTTGCGGGGACCATCGTCGGCTTCAAGGGTGCCGAGGTGGCTGACAAACATGAGTTGCTCACGCGCTCGTGCGAGATCCTGATTCCGGCGGCCACCGAGAATGTGATTACTAGCTTGAATGCGGCGGATCTAAACTGCCGGATTCTTTGCGAGGGCGCAAATGGGCCGACGACGATTGTTGCGGATGACATCCTTGCAGAGAAGGGCATCTTCGTCATTCCAGACATTCTTGCAAATGCGGGCGGTGTGACAACGAGCTACTTCGAATGGGTGCAGGATCGCATGGGCTATTTCTGGACCGAGGCCGAGGTGAATCAGCGGTTGGACAGCATCATGATTCAGAGCTTCGTCGATGTGATTCGCTATGCTGAGTCGCACGCGGTAAATAATCGAATCGCCGCTTATATGCTGGCGATCGATCGCGTGGCGTATACGACGAAGCAGCGCGGCTTCTACGCTTGA
- the pgsA gene encoding CDP-diacylglycerol--glycerol-3-phosphate 3-phosphatidyltransferase — translation MNLPNSITLSRIASIPLLVWVLSSAFPWHGGHGLTGLAGGQQELVASVLFIAASITDGLDGYLARRRGQITTMGILLDPLADKLLVSTAFIILVAYTPQIVPPWVATVVIGREFLVSGLRSIASAEGFTIEASEIGKLKTVIQIVSVVAAILAHRWLYWNWFGFIVGVHLIAVTAIYWMIVVSIISAVDYFVGFWKKIDHASNTQRKSAVLSRRKPKVPVGGPEQSTRAL, via the coding sequence ATGAACCTGCCTAACTCCATCACGCTGAGTCGCATCGCGAGCATCCCGCTTCTAGTCTGGGTGCTCTCGTCTGCCTTCCCATGGCATGGCGGGCACGGTTTGACGGGTCTTGCTGGCGGTCAGCAGGAGCTTGTGGCGTCGGTACTGTTTATTGCTGCGAGCATCACCGATGGACTTGACGGCTACCTTGCTCGGCGTCGCGGCCAGATCACGACGATGGGCATTCTGCTTGATCCGCTGGCGGATAAGCTCCTGGTCTCTACGGCGTTCATCATTCTGGTGGCGTATACGCCGCAGATTGTTCCGCCCTGGGTAGCGACCGTGGTGATCGGTCGGGAGTTCCTTGTGTCAGGGCTGCGTTCGATTGCCTCAGCGGAGGGCTTTACGATCGAGGCGAGCGAGATCGGCAAGCTGAAGACTGTGATCCAGATCGTCTCGGTGGTGGCGGCGATCCTGGCACATCGATGGCTCTACTGGAACTGGTTCGGGTTCATCGTCGGCGTTCACCTGATTGCGGTTACGGCCATCTACTGGATGATTGTGGTTTCTATCATCTCGGCTGTGGACTACTTTGTCGGCTTCTGGAAGAAGATCGACCATGCGTCGAACACGCAGCGGAAGAGTGCGGTGCTCAGCCGGCGCAAGCCGAAGGTTCCGGTTGGTGGCCCGGAACAGTCTACCCGTGCGCTGTAG
- a CDS encoding dicarboxylate/amino acid:cation symporter gives MTTMMRERMLLGLALVMLAAGAVLPMMHQVAAGSVVRWIAVVLLCGFAMGRRSLTPWIFVAMVAGAEIGFDAPGFAVQLRVLSDIFLRLIKTIVAPLILATLITGIAGHGDMKSVGRMAWKSLVYFEVITTLALVIGLVAIRVTQAGVGLSVPIAAGATGLAAPPVQHWQDFILHTFPENIVKAIYEGQILQVSVFAVFFGIALALLPESKRAPVLRLTESLSEVMFGFTNLVMYFAPVAVGAALAYTVGQMGAGVLVNLGKLVLTYYGALIALAVLVMLPVMLLFRIPVLGFVRAVAEPASIAFATSASEAGLPRAMEAMEAFGVPRKVVAFVIPAGYSFNMDGAAVYLTLASMFVVQAAGMHLSLGAQIGMVLMLMLASKGVSGVPRATLMVLMAAAASLQLPPEPIFVILGIDAVMDMGRSTANLVGNCLASAVVARWEGTFGMELPSAVVVEGMAE, from the coding sequence ATGACGACGATGATGCGGGAGCGGATGTTACTCGGGCTGGCGTTGGTGATGCTGGCGGCGGGAGCGGTGTTGCCGATGATGCATCAGGTGGCTGCGGGATCGGTAGTGCGATGGATTGCGGTGGTGCTGCTGTGTGGTTTTGCCATGGGACGTCGTTCGCTGACGCCCTGGATCTTTGTAGCTATGGTGGCGGGTGCGGAGATCGGCTTCGATGCGCCGGGCTTTGCGGTGCAGTTGCGCGTGTTGAGCGATATCTTCCTGCGACTGATCAAGACGATTGTGGCCCCGCTGATCCTCGCGACGCTGATTACGGGAATCGCCGGGCATGGGGATATGAAGAGCGTGGGGCGGATGGCGTGGAAGAGCCTGGTCTACTTTGAGGTGATTACGACGCTGGCGCTGGTGATCGGGCTGGTGGCGATCCGTGTGACCCAGGCCGGGGTTGGTCTGAGCGTTCCTATCGCGGCTGGGGCGACGGGGTTAGCTGCACCTCCGGTACAGCACTGGCAGGACTTTATCCTGCATACCTTTCCCGAAAACATTGTGAAGGCGATCTACGAGGGGCAGATTCTGCAGGTGTCGGTGTTTGCGGTGTTCTTTGGGATTGCGCTGGCGCTGCTGCCGGAGTCGAAGCGCGCTCCTGTGCTGCGGCTTACGGAGAGTCTGAGCGAGGTGATGTTCGGGTTCACCAATCTCGTGATGTACTTTGCGCCGGTAGCGGTGGGGGCGGCGCTGGCTTATACGGTGGGGCAGATGGGCGCGGGGGTTCTGGTCAACCTTGGCAAGCTGGTGCTGACGTATTACGGCGCGCTGATCGCGCTGGCGGTACTGGTGATGCTGCCGGTCATGCTGCTGTTCCGGATCCCGGTGCTGGGGTTTGTGCGGGCGGTGGCGGAGCCAGCTTCGATTGCGTTTGCGACGAGTGCGAGCGAGGCGGGGCTGCCACGCGCGATGGAGGCCATGGAGGCGTTCGGGGTGCCGCGTAAGGTGGTGGCGTTCGTGATTCCAGCCGGGTACAGCTTCAATATGGATGGCGCGGCAGTCTATCTGACGCTGGCGTCAATGTTTGTGGTGCAGGCTGCGGGAATGCATCTTTCGCTGGGCGCGCAGATTGGCATGGTGCTGATGTTGATGCTGGCGAGCAAGGGCGTGAGCGGCGTTCCGCGAGCGACGCTGATGGTGTTGATGGCGGCTGCGGCGTCGCTACAGCTGCCGCCGGAGCCAATCTTCGTGATTCTTGGAATCGATGCAGTGATGGATATGGGGCGGTCGACGGCGAACTTAGTGGGGAACTGCCTGGCAAGTGCGGTGGTTGCGCGGTGGGAAGGAACGTTTGGCATGGAGCTTCCGAGTGCGGTGGTGGTGGAGGGAATGGCGGAGTAG